One part of the Eucalyptus grandis isolate ANBG69807.140 chromosome 10, ASM1654582v1, whole genome shotgun sequence genome encodes these proteins:
- the LOC104424089 gene encoding oligouridylate-binding protein 1B-like isoform X2 gives MEGIYLGNPSKLIGHMPVVRERTLQAITTFLLVTSVLRDARVLWDQKIGRSRGFGFVSFRNQQDAQSAINDLTGKWLGSRQIRCNWATKSAGGIEDKQSSDAKSVVELTNGSSEDGKEATNSDAPENNPQYTTVYVGNLASEVTQLELHRHFHALGAGVIEEVRVQRDKGFGFVRYSTHAEAALAIQMGNTQSLLCGRQIKCSWGSKPTPPGTRSNSLPPPAAVAPLPGLSTAELLAYERQLAMSKVGVMHPLMQGQHPLSRQRCVWESLVEARQ, from the exons ATGGAAGGCATCT ATTTGGGCAACCCATCAAAGTTAATTGGGCATATGCCAGTGGTCAGAGAGAGGACACTTCAG GCCATTACAACATTTTTGTTGGTGACCTCAGTGCTAAG AGATGCACGGGTTTTGTGGGATCAGAAGATTGGACGTTCAAGAGGGTTTGGCTTTGTTTCTTTCAGGAACCAACAG GATGCCCAGAGTGCAATAAATGATTTGACCGG gAAATGGCTTGGCAGTAGACAGATACGTTGCAATTGGGCAACAAAAAGTGCCGGTGGCATTGAAGATAAGCAGAGCTCTGATGCCAAAAGTGTGGTGGAGCTAACCAATGGCTCATCAG AGGATGGCAAGGAGGCTACAAACAGTGATGCTCCGGAAAATAATCCTCAGTATACAACTGTTTATGTAGGAAATTTAGCTTCAGAG GTCACTCAGCTTGAACTCCATCGCCATTTTCATGCTCTTGGTGCTGGAGTGATTGAGGAGGTCAGGGTCCAAAGAGATAAAGGATTTGGTTTCGTGAGGTATAGCACTCATGCAGAAGCAGCATTGGCTATTCAGATGGGAAATACTCAGTCACTTCTATGTGGAAGACAAATTAAG TGCTCCTGGGGTAGCAAGCCTACTCCCCCAGGAACAAGGTCCAATTCCCTTCCACCACCTGCTGCAGTGGCACCATTGCCAGGCCTTTCTACTGCTGAACTATTAGCCTATGAGCGACAATTAGCAATGAGCAAGGTGGGCGTCATGCATCCTCTCATGCAAGGACAGCATCCTTTAAGCAGGCAGCGATGCGTATGGGAGTCGCTGGTGGAAGCCAGGCAATAG
- the LOC104424089 gene encoding oligouridylate-binding protein 1B-like isoform X4: MHGFCGIRRLDVQEGLALFLSGTNRKWLGSRQIRCNWATKSAGGIEDKQSSDAKSVVELTNGSSEDGKEATNSDAPENNPQYTTVYVGNLASEVTQLELHRHFHALGAGVIEEVRVQRDKGFGFVRYSTHAEAALAIQMGNTQSLLCGRQIKCSWGSKPTPPGTRSNSLPPPAAVAPLPGLSTAELLAYERQLAMSKVGVMHPLMQGQHPLSRQRCVWESLVEARQ, translated from the exons ATGCACGGGTTTTGTGGGATCAGAAGATTGGACGTTCAAGAGGGTTTGGCTTTGTTTCTTTCAGGAACCAACAG gAAATGGCTTGGCAGTAGACAGATACGTTGCAATTGGGCAACAAAAAGTGCCGGTGGCATTGAAGATAAGCAGAGCTCTGATGCCAAAAGTGTGGTGGAGCTAACCAATGGCTCATCAG AGGATGGCAAGGAGGCTACAAACAGTGATGCTCCGGAAAATAATCCTCAGTATACAACTGTTTATGTAGGAAATTTAGCTTCAGAG GTCACTCAGCTTGAACTCCATCGCCATTTTCATGCTCTTGGTGCTGGAGTGATTGAGGAGGTCAGGGTCCAAAGAGATAAAGGATTTGGTTTCGTGAGGTATAGCACTCATGCAGAAGCAGCATTGGCTATTCAGATGGGAAATACTCAGTCACTTCTATGTGGAAGACAAATTAAG TGCTCCTGGGGTAGCAAGCCTACTCCCCCAGGAACAAGGTCCAATTCCCTTCCACCACCTGCTGCAGTGGCACCATTGCCAGGCCTTTCTACTGCTGAACTATTAGCCTATGAGCGACAATTAGCAATGAGCAAGGTGGGCGTCATGCATCCTCTCATGCAAGGACAGCATCCTTTAAGCAGGCAGCGATGCGTATGGGAGTCGCTGGTGGAAGCCAGGCAATAG
- the LOC104424089 gene encoding oligouridylate-binding protein 1B-like isoform X3 yields MEGISCRFGQPIKVNWAYASGQREDTSEMHGFCGIRRLDVQEGLALFLSGTNRKWLGSRQIRCNWATKSAGGIEDKQSSDAKSVVELTNGSSEDGKEATNSDAPENNPQYTTVYVGNLASEVTQLELHRHFHALGAGVIEEVRVQRDKGFGFVRYSTHAEAALAIQMGNTQSLLCGRQIKCSWGSKPTPPGTRSNSLPPPAAVAPLPGLSTAELLAYERQLAMSKVGVMHPLMQGQHPLSRQRCVWESLVEARQ; encoded by the exons ATGGAAGGCATCT CTTGCAGATTTGGGCAACCCATCAAAGTTAATTGGGCATATGCCAGTGGTCAGAGAGAGGACACTTCAG AGATGCACGGGTTTTGTGGGATCAGAAGATTGGACGTTCAAGAGGGTTTGGCTTTGTTTCTTTCAGGAACCAACAG gAAATGGCTTGGCAGTAGACAGATACGTTGCAATTGGGCAACAAAAAGTGCCGGTGGCATTGAAGATAAGCAGAGCTCTGATGCCAAAAGTGTGGTGGAGCTAACCAATGGCTCATCAG AGGATGGCAAGGAGGCTACAAACAGTGATGCTCCGGAAAATAATCCTCAGTATACAACTGTTTATGTAGGAAATTTAGCTTCAGAG GTCACTCAGCTTGAACTCCATCGCCATTTTCATGCTCTTGGTGCTGGAGTGATTGAGGAGGTCAGGGTCCAAAGAGATAAAGGATTTGGTTTCGTGAGGTATAGCACTCATGCAGAAGCAGCATTGGCTATTCAGATGGGAAATACTCAGTCACTTCTATGTGGAAGACAAATTAAG TGCTCCTGGGGTAGCAAGCCTACTCCCCCAGGAACAAGGTCCAATTCCCTTCCACCACCTGCTGCAGTGGCACCATTGCCAGGCCTTTCTACTGCTGAACTATTAGCCTATGAGCGACAATTAGCAATGAGCAAGGTGGGCGTCATGCATCCTCTCATGCAAGGACAGCATCCTTTAAGCAGGCAGCGATGCGTATGGGAGTCGCTGGTGGAAGCCAGGCAATAG
- the LOC104424107 gene encoding disease resistance protein RPP13-like, with amino-acid sequence MADPEVGTSLLNAERSIVASSPSEPPQARKMKDESHTVGRDDFANKLVLLLIDKKGDHANLRVISVVGEGAIGKTALVRSVCNRADIKNHFDRCAWVRVGPKPNLVHLMADLLKQLRVPKLQDVDRMDEKKLSDELARVLIGCCYLIVLDDLCKLHVMDELMMVLADSRNGSRVIVTTRNPDIPSSIDPWYFKPLKLSPLHREQSEKLLEKCRLASNVADLPVNLLPLKETILSKSGGSPPKILLLGGLLSATPSDRCTDLAYRLTNGLPDRPTLQDVVRLSVNELPEGLKQCALYLALFPKESEIPTRRLFRLWSAENLASSALENCAEERFETLVSRHMVEVARQKWDGSAQSCRLPGSLYDVFYQMAENERFLKIYDCSIHGKKKFKAPRIAKHRDISGWGEAKAKINVPETGRGCSETNAQEAHMEITPTSDNSPLCSIQQLFSYVSFNTMKLGTQAGETMVLLKPLVPKRHSSLLRVLDLEGVYKPWLPEELGNILPNLKYLGLRWTLLERLPKSVALLSRLETLDLKYTNISTLP; translated from the coding sequence ATGGCGGATCCAGAAGTTGGAACTTCACTGCTCAATGCCGAGAGGAGCATCGTAGCTTCATCACCAAGCGAACCGCCCCAAGCAAGGAAGATGAAGGATGAGTCCCATACTGTGGGTCGCGATGATTTTGCGAACAAACTCGTGTTACTGTTGATTGATAAAAAAGGCGACCATGCCAACCTGAGAGTGATTTCGGTGGTCGGCGAGGGAGCCATCGGCAAAACAGCTCTAGTGAGGAGCGTCTGCAATCGAGCAGACATTAAGAATCATTTTGACCGCTGTGCTTGGGTCCGGGTTGGGCCGAAGCCTAACCTGGTTCATCTCATGGCTGACTTGCTCAAGCAGTTGAGGGTCCCGAAATTGCAAGACGTGGATCGTATGGACGAGAAAAAGCTGTCCGATGAGCTCGCACGAGTCCTGATAGGGTGCTGTTATCTAATAGTCCTGGATGACTTGTGCAAACTCCATGTCATGGACGAGCTCATGATGGTGCTTGCGGACTCGAGGAACGGGAGCAGAGTAATTGTCACGACTCGTAACCCGGACATACCCTCTTCCATTGATCCGTGGTATTTCAAGCCTCTCAAGTTGAGCCCCCTCCACCGAGAACAGAGCGAGAAGTTATTGGAAAAATGCCGCCTGGCTTCCAATGTGGCCGATCTGCCGGTGAATCTCCTCCCTCTCAAAGAGACGATTCTTAGCAAATCAGGCGGTTCTCCCCCAAAGATCCTTCTACTCGGAGGACTTTTATCTGCCACCCCGTCAGATAGATGCACCGACCTTGCCTATCGGCTTACCAATGGGCTTCCCGATCGTCCTACACTCCAAGATGTTGTGCGTTTGAGTGTTAATGAACTTCCAGAAGGGTTAAAGCAATGTGCTCTGTACTTGGCTCTTTTCCCTAAGGAATCTGAGATTCCCACGAGGAGGCTCTTTAGACTCTGGTCAGCTGAAAATCTAGCATCTTCAGCGTTGGAGAACTGTGCAGAGGAACGTTTCGAGACACTGGTGTCTAGACACATGGTCGAAGTGGCTCGACAGAAATGGGACGGGAGTGCCCAATCATGCCGCTTGCCTGGATCGTTGTACGATGTCTTTTATCAGATGGCTGAGAATGAAAGATTCCTCAAGATCTATGACTGTTCAATTCATGGTAAAAAGAAGTTCAAAGCCCCGCGTATCGCCAAACATAGGGATATTTCTGGATGGGGAGAAGCAAAGGCAAAAATAAATGTGCCAGAAACAGGACGAGGATGCTCAGAAACAAATGCACAAGAAGCACACATGGAGATCACTCCCACCAGCGACAATTCCCCGCTGTGCAGTATCCAACAACTTTTTTCCTATGTGTCATTCAACACCATGAAGCTAGGAACACAGGCCGGAGAGACAATGGTGTTACTTAAACCGCTAGTGCCAAAGAGGCACTCGAGTTTGCTGAGGGTACTTGATCTTGAGGGTGTCTACAAGCCTTGGCTTCCGGAGGAGCTTGGCAACATATTGCCGAACCTAAAGTACTTGGGACTGAGATGGACTCTCCTTGAAAGGCTTCCGAAGTCAGTGGCGCTATTGTCACGCTTGGAAACTTTGGATTTGAAGTACACTAACATATCCACTCTACCATAA
- the LOC104424089 gene encoding oligouridylate-binding protein 1B-like isoform X1, with product MQQALLQQQSLYHPCLLAPPQSSYGFIHYFDQRSAALAILSLNGRHLFGQPIKVNWAYASGQREDTSEMHGFCGIRRLDVQEGLALFLSGTNRKWLGSRQIRCNWATKSAGGIEDKQSSDAKSVVELTNGSSEDGKEATNSDAPENNPQYTTVYVGNLASEVTQLELHRHFHALGAGVIEEVRVQRDKGFGFVRYSTHAEAALAIQMGNTQSLLCGRQIKCSWGSKPTPPGTRSNSLPPPAAVAPLPGLSTAELLAYERQLAMSKVGVMHPLMQGQHPLSRQRCVWESLVEARQ from the exons ATGCAACAAGCCCTTCTCCAGCAGCAGTCGCTCTACCACCCCTGCCTCTTGGCTCCTCCTCAG TCGTCCTATGGGTTTATTCACTACTTTGATCAAAGATCTGCTGCTCTTGCAATTCTTTCTCTGAATGGAAGGCATCT ATTTGGGCAACCCATCAAAGTTAATTGGGCATATGCCAGTGGTCAGAGAGAGGACACTTCAG AGATGCACGGGTTTTGTGGGATCAGAAGATTGGACGTTCAAGAGGGTTTGGCTTTGTTTCTTTCAGGAACCAACAG gAAATGGCTTGGCAGTAGACAGATACGTTGCAATTGGGCAACAAAAAGTGCCGGTGGCATTGAAGATAAGCAGAGCTCTGATGCCAAAAGTGTGGTGGAGCTAACCAATGGCTCATCAG AGGATGGCAAGGAGGCTACAAACAGTGATGCTCCGGAAAATAATCCTCAGTATACAACTGTTTATGTAGGAAATTTAGCTTCAGAG GTCACTCAGCTTGAACTCCATCGCCATTTTCATGCTCTTGGTGCTGGAGTGATTGAGGAGGTCAGGGTCCAAAGAGATAAAGGATTTGGTTTCGTGAGGTATAGCACTCATGCAGAAGCAGCATTGGCTATTCAGATGGGAAATACTCAGTCACTTCTATGTGGAAGACAAATTAAG TGCTCCTGGGGTAGCAAGCCTACTCCCCCAGGAACAAGGTCCAATTCCCTTCCACCACCTGCTGCAGTGGCACCATTGCCAGGCCTTTCTACTGCTGAACTATTAGCCTATGAGCGACAATTAGCAATGAGCAAGGTGGGCGTCATGCATCCTCTCATGCAAGGACAGCATCCTTTAAGCAGGCAGCGATGCGTATGGGAGTCGCTGGTGGAAGCCAGGCAATAG
- the LOC104424106 gene encoding uncharacterized protein LOC104424106 — protein MRARNLSEVFSSSSDVWKEWELRGVIFLSLALQIVLICLGSCRKYFPHTWIRVVTWSAYLLADSVAIYGIGMISNMIREIKAGKTLSNPHAELSTFWAPFLLLHLGGPDTISAYAIEDNELWLRHLLTLVNQAGLTVYVLVTAWTHPTLSFLAILILLSGFYKYGERVWVLRTASHEHFKDSFAESRPHRKDSGKIKVECSLKQQEGDVVPHHVIDVDNEDAIEIDVAIAEFPFEKLSSAKESEDQGYKHVMGTLLSANHLVNTSQRLFADHLFSMEERDSCLSILSGKHRVGDFKVIEIELSLIYDMFYSKAKAVYTRWGFICRLAILFSICVALVLFSFTDERPYSKPDLFLTFLLLGAAIFIELYALAHVLFSDQAVCWLIEKKQSAVFYFINWLRPLLKRPRWSNSMGQYNLMSFEKNDSCWWRFLTRLHVDEMAVKFLYQGHEDVGDDIKDLIMLKIREMEARDVQKLQAWELQKLQARAGQELQVQDFQLRDRGIHSLSKHYLLYLQDDDLLKESIKLDFDVSILVWHIATELCYFLDYGWQDSTKELERNNESPIEKKSLMGLYLSRYMLYLQYMCPSMLPARFGSIRFRDIYKEPGKHFDLPKFAQEESEIAEAKKKLSDKMSALALESMSKAPESVSEEDQIKFVLSKGCDVAMNLRCYPRGWRWSAISEVWVEMLMYGANKCKSRDHAQHMRGGVGAGASS, from the coding sequence ATGAGGGCACGGAATCTGTCGGAGGTGTTCTCTTCTTCGAGCGACGTGTGGAAGGAGTGGGAGCTGAGAGGCGTGATCTTCTTGAGCCTTGCCCTCCAAATCGTCCTCATTTGTCTTGGCAGTTGCCGCAAGTACTTCCCTCACACTTGGATTAGGGTGGTCACCTGGTCGGCCTACCTATTGGCAGATTCGGTCGCGATTTACGGGATCGGCATGATCTCCAACATGATCAGGGAAATTAAGGCTGGAAAAACGTTGAGCAACCCACACGCGGAGCTAAGCACCTTTTGGGCGCCGTTTCTGCTGCTGCACTTGGGAGGCCCCGACACAATCAGTGCCTATGCAATTGAGGACAACGAGCTCTGGCTCAGGCACTTGCTGACGCTGGTGAACCAAGCGGGCTTGACAGTTTATGTCCTGGTGACGGCATGGACTCATCCTACCCTTTCATTCCTTGCCATTCTGATACTGCTCTCGGGTTTCTATAAGTATGGTGAGAGGGTTTGGGTCCTCCGCACCGCCAGCCACGAGCACTTCAAGGACTCCTTCGCCGAGTCCCGACCCCACCGAAAGGATTCTGGCAAGATTAAGGTGGAATGTAGCTTGAAGCAGCAGGAAGGGGATGTTGTGCCTCATCATGTTATCGACGTAGATAATGAAGATGCTATCGAGATCGATGTTGCGATCGCCGAATTTCCCTTTGAAAAACTGAGTTCCGCGAAGGAGTCGGAGGACCAAGGATACAAGCACGTCATGGGCACATTGCTATCGGCCAACCACTTGGTCAACACTAGTCAGCGACTTTTCGCAGATCACTTGTTCAGCATGGAGGAACGTGACAGTTGCCTGTCAATATTGAGCGGCAAGCACCGTGTAGGAGATTTCAAGGTCATTGAAATCGAATTGAGCCTCATTTATGACATGTTCTACTCAAAGGCAAAGGCGGTCTATACGAGATGGGGCTTTATTTGTAGACTAGCCATCTTATTCTCGATCTGTGTTGCCCTGGTGCTCTTCTCTTTTACCGACGAGCGACCATACTCGAAGCCGGATCTATTCTTAACCTTCCTGTTGCTAGGAGCGGCCATTTTCATCGAGTTATACGCACTCGCTCACGTTCTTTTCTCCGACCAGGCTGTCTGTTGGCTCATTGAGAAAAAACAATCAGCCGTCTTTTATTTCATCAACTGGCTCCGACCGTTGTTGAAAAGGCCCAGGTGGTCCAATTCCATGGGCCAATACAACCTGATGTCCTTCGAAAAAAATGACTCCTGCTGGTGGAGATTCCTGACGCGATTGCACGTTGATGAGATGGCAGTGAAGTTTCTCTACCAAGGCCACGAGGACGTGGGTGACGATATCAAAGACCTAATCATGTTGAAGATCAGAGAGATGGAAGCGAGGGACGTGCAGAAACTCCAAGCGTGGGAGCTGCAGAAACTCCAAGCGCGGGCCGGGCAGGAACTCCAAGTCCAAGACTTCCAACTGAGAGACAGGGGAATCCATTCGTTGAGCAAACACTATCTGCTGTATCTGCAGGATGATGATCTGTTGAAAGAGAGCATCAAGCTGGACTTCGACGTGAGCATCCTAGTCTGGCACATAGCGACAGAGCTCTGCTATTTCCTCGATTACGGATGGCAAGACAGCACTAAGGAGCTAGAAAGGAATAACGAGAGCCCTATCGAGAAGAAGTCCTTGATGGGTTTGTACTTGTCTCGGTACATGCTGTATCTCCAATATATGTGTCCTTCGATGTTGCCAGCTAGATTTGGAAGTATCAGGTTCCGAGACATTTATAAAGAGCCCGGCAAGCATTTCGACTTGCCTAAATTCGCTCAGGAAGAATCTGAGATCGCAGAGGCTAAGAAGAAGTTGAGTGACAAAATGTCGGCCTTAGCCCTGGAGAGCATGTCGAAAGCCCCGGAGAGCGTGTCGGAGGAGGACCAGATCAAGTTCGTGCTCAGCAAGGGGTGCGACGTGGCGATGAACCTGAGGTGCTACCCGCGTGGGTGGAGATGGTCAGCAATCAGCGAGGTGTGGGTGGAAATGCTGATGTACGGGGCTAACAAGTGCAAATCGAGGGATCATGCTCAGCACATGCGCGGGGGGGTGGGGGCGGGGGCGAGCTCATAA